The Mucilaginibacter mallensis genome has a segment encoding these proteins:
- a CDS encoding CheR family methyltransferase has protein sequence MAKIKQADPPNLQFPVVGIGASAGGLDAVKSFLQALPAKSGMAYVFVQHLSPEHTSILPELLQRVAPFPVHQITDNIHLDPDNLYIIPQNKVVTATDGVLKLAPLDKINKKSNTIDLFFSSLGVVHQSYAVGVVLSGALNDGTAGLQVIKSYGGLTFAQDEGSAAFDSMPKSAINAGVVDFVLPPNKIAERLIAINYPFHEDYSKQQIDDTVPQQDEEIFKQILTVLRVRRGVDFTYYKQSTLKRRIIRRMALSKAERPNDYLAFLRENKAEQDALYNDMLISVTNFFRDTQSFEILCSTLLPALVNKKSINEPLRIWVAGCATGEEAYSIAICLQEELGDKATAMKIQIFATDISEIAIAKARTGIYRPTELIDVSSSRLQQFFVKVDGNYQVSKAVRDMCVFAQHNLLKDPPFSKIDLVSCRNVMIYLEPVLQKRALTTFHYSLNEEGYLMLGKSETVGHSTDLFASYNSVEKIYRRKGPVGRFMSVASTGRELSFREIDKGVQKESTNKDVFKIADEAMLANFMPPGVLVNEKFDIVQFRGSTETWLVPPTGRPSYNVIKMAREGLAFELRNILHLAKKTNQAARKFAVFFKLNGLQHYVNIQAAPLRDTPEPYYLIVFQNASSTGIQQMPVDYIYPPENVVYNENELRIDQLEKELMQARADMRAITEEQETANEELQSANEELLSGSEELQSLNEELETSKEELQSTNEEIMIVNKELLSRNDQINNARLYTEGIVNTIRDPLLILDKDLRIKRATGGFYNKFKTTEKETEGLYIYDLGNHQWDIPRLRELLEKVLPEKQRSEDFEVTHVFPHIGKKIMCLNDRQIDNINGEQLILLAIEDITDKRKVEQGLAEAGRLLAESKDRLKAAVDSAGLGTWDYNPQTKEFIGDKRCREIFGLPATAQINLSSFIEMTHPDDRAHLEERIKETLLNNSSGDFDIEYKTRPIDNKTKWLKAKGRAYFNEQGVAIRFIGTLLDVTIQKLTDEATVELLRKKDEFISIASHELKTPITSLKGALQIIERAALRGGDIKTVDSFIQKAIKQVDKLTELIKDLLDVTKIQSGKLVLRKADFLLDELIAECADELQSSAQEHRIIIKGEKGIRLHADKNRLEQVIINLVANAIKYSPGSDKVIIHVEKVAEGIKIAITDFGIGIPADNVPLIFDRFYRVDENSQRYAGLGLGLYISSDIIRQHHSRINIDSEVGKGSTFWFVMPL, from the coding sequence ATGGCTAAAATAAAACAAGCAGACCCACCCAATCTGCAATTTCCTGTTGTTGGCATTGGTGCCTCTGCAGGAGGATTAGATGCAGTAAAGTCATTTTTACAGGCGCTCCCTGCAAAATCGGGTATGGCTTACGTTTTTGTTCAGCATTTAAGTCCTGAGCACACCAGTATTTTGCCAGAGTTGCTTCAACGGGTGGCCCCGTTTCCGGTTCATCAGATCACAGATAATATTCATCTTGACCCCGATAATTTATATATCATCCCTCAAAATAAAGTAGTTACCGCTACCGACGGCGTACTTAAACTGGCGCCTTTAGATAAGATCAATAAAAAAAGTAATACCATTGACCTTTTCTTTTCATCGTTGGGCGTGGTACACCAAAGTTATGCAGTAGGCGTGGTATTATCCGGCGCGTTAAATGACGGTACAGCCGGCTTGCAGGTAATTAAATCATACGGAGGACTCACCTTTGCCCAGGATGAAGGTTCGGCTGCGTTTGATAGTATGCCCAAAAGTGCTATTAATGCAGGTGTGGTTGATTTTGTTTTGCCACCCAATAAAATTGCTGAACGCCTGATCGCTATAAATTACCCTTTTCATGAGGATTATTCAAAGCAGCAAATAGATGATACAGTTCCACAACAGGATGAGGAGATCTTTAAACAGATACTTACCGTTTTACGCGTTCGTCGCGGTGTTGATTTTACCTACTATAAGCAAAGTACCTTAAAACGCCGTATTATCCGCCGCATGGCGCTTAGTAAAGCGGAAAGGCCCAATGATTACCTCGCATTTTTACGGGAGAACAAGGCTGAACAGGACGCTTTGTATAACGATATGCTGATCTCAGTTACCAACTTTTTTCGTGATACGCAAAGCTTCGAAATCCTATGTAGCACGTTGTTGCCGGCATTGGTTAATAAAAAGAGTATTAATGAACCGCTGAGGATCTGGGTGGCCGGTTGTGCCACTGGCGAGGAAGCTTATTCCATAGCAATATGTTTGCAGGAGGAACTTGGCGATAAAGCCACTGCTATGAAGATCCAGATCTTCGCTACTGATATTTCAGAAATAGCTATTGCTAAGGCACGTACAGGAATTTACCGGCCTACAGAGCTGATTGATGTTTCTTCATCGCGGCTACAGCAGTTTTTTGTTAAGGTTGATGGTAATTACCAGGTGAGTAAAGCCGTACGCGATATGTGTGTATTTGCCCAGCATAACCTGCTTAAAGATCCACCGTTCTCAAAGATAGATTTGGTGAGTTGCCGGAATGTGATGATATATCTTGAACCTGTGTTACAAAAAAGGGCGCTAACTACTTTCCATTATTCACTTAATGAAGAAGGTTACCTGATGCTTGGTAAGTCTGAAACCGTTGGCCACAGTACAGACTTGTTTGCCAGTTATAACAGCGTTGAAAAAATATACCGTAGAAAAGGTCCTGTCGGCCGTTTCATGAGTGTAGCCTCCACCGGGAGAGAGCTATCTTTCAGGGAGATTGATAAAGGCGTACAAAAAGAAAGTACCAATAAGGATGTTTTTAAAATTGCCGATGAGGCAATGCTGGCCAATTTTATGCCGCCCGGCGTATTGGTAAATGAAAAATTTGATATCGTTCAGTTCAGGGGCTCAACAGAAACATGGCTTGTGCCCCCAACGGGCCGGCCATCATACAATGTGATAAAAATGGCCCGCGAAGGGCTGGCGTTTGAGCTGCGCAATATTTTGCATCTGGCAAAAAAAACAAACCAGGCTGCCCGCAAATTTGCAGTATTTTTTAAGCTGAACGGTTTGCAGCACTATGTAAATATACAAGCGGCTCCGCTAAGGGATACACCGGAGCCTTACTATCTTATAGTTTTTCAAAATGCCTCGTCAACAGGTATTCAGCAAATGCCGGTCGATTACATATACCCTCCTGAAAATGTGGTGTATAATGAAAACGAGCTACGTATTGATCAATTAGAAAAAGAGTTGATGCAGGCGAGGGCAGACATGCGTGCTATTACTGAAGAGCAGGAAACGGCCAATGAGGAGCTGCAAAGCGCTAATGAGGAACTGTTATCGGGCAGTGAAGAATTACAAAGCCTTAACGAAGAATTGGAAACATCCAAAGAGGAGCTGCAAAGCACCAACGAGGAGATCATGATCGTTAATAAGGAATTATTAAGCAGGAATGATCAGATCAATAATGCCCGTTTATATACCGAAGGTATTGTTAATACTATTCGTGATCCATTGCTGATACTTGATAAAGACCTCCGCATAAAGCGGGCTACCGGCGGGTTTTATAATAAATTTAAAACTACAGAAAAGGAAACCGAAGGATTATATATATATGATTTGGGAAACCATCAATGGGATATTCCTAGGTTACGGGAGCTGTTAGAAAAAGTTCTGCCGGAAAAGCAAAGATCAGAAGATTTTGAAGTTACTCACGTGTTTCCGCATATCGGTAAAAAGATCATGTGCCTTAACGACCGGCAAATTGATAATATAAATGGCGAGCAGTTGATATTACTCGCAATAGAAGACATAACCGATAAACGTAAGGTAGAGCAGGGCCTGGCCGAGGCGGGGCGTTTATTAGCTGAAAGTAAAGATAGATTAAAAGCCGCAGTTGATTCCGCTGGTTTGGGAACCTGGGATTATAACCCGCAAACAAAAGAATTTATCGGCGATAAACGTTGCAGGGAAATATTTGGATTGCCTGCAACGGCCCAAATAAATCTTTCTTCTTTTATTGAAATGACTCATCCGGATGATCGTGCTCACCTGGAAGAACGGATAAAGGAAACATTGCTTAATAATAGCTCAGGCGATTTTGATATAGAATATAAAACACGGCCTATTGATAACAAAACTAAATGGCTGAAAGCAAAAGGCAGGGCTTATTTTAATGAGCAAGGTGTGGCCATACGTTTCATTGGTACATTATTGGATGTCACCATTCAAAAATTAACTGATGAGGCTACAGTTGAATTATTACGAAAAAAGGACGAATTTATCAGTATAGCCAGCCATGAATTAAAAACACCCATAACAAGCCTTAAAGGGGCATTGCAAATAATTGAACGTGCCGCTCTTAGGGGAGGTGACATAAAAACAGTTGATTCATTTATTCAAAAAGCCATTAAGCAGGTTGATAAGCTTACCGAATTAATAAAAGATCTGCTTGATGTTACTAAAATACAATCAGGAAAATTGGTGCTTAGAAAGGCTGATTTTTTATTGGATGAATTGATTGCGGAATGTGCCGATGAATTGCAGAGTAGCGCACAGGAACACCGGATAATTATTAAGGGCGAAAAAGGTATAAGGTTGCATGCTGATAAAAACAGACTGGAGCAGGTTATTATAAACCTGGTTGCTAATGCCATTAAATATTCACCAGGAAGCGATAAGGTAATTATACATGTGGAAAAAGTAGCTGAGGGTATAAAAATAGCAATTACCGATTTTGGTATAGGTATCCCTGCTGATAATGTGCCATTAATATTCGACCGCTTTTACAGGGTTGATGAAAATTCACAGCGGTATGCCGGTTTGGGGTTAGGTTTGTATATATCGTCAGATATCATCAGGCAGCACCATAGCCGGATAAATATTGATAGTGAAGTGGGCAAAGGTTCTACATTTTGGTTTGTTATGCCTTTATAG